A window of Metabacillus sp. B2-18 contains these coding sequences:
- a CDS encoding IS3 family transposase: MKREISTGNEAAWRKRIGSRNAKKLAKKKRFSLEEKIQEIRLWAHEGFPIKLLTKAVEVPRSLYYYHINKQKEKTVVKKGRPYPGYSKTHTGVMVPDEKIEEILMEAVEGEEGVYGYHKLTEYLRDTFNLNINHKKVYRMCGELGILLPRRKASSFPRRLAKQHYINGPNQLWQLDIKYGSINGSGRFFFLACAIDVFDRCIVGYYRGPVCKAKDITNMLQEALLKRQVHLPQEEEKFSLIIRTDNGPQFTSYDFGEFCEHHKVFHERIPPKSPNLNAFIESFHSIIERECYQRYIFDSFDEAYLRVDEYIEFYNKRRYHGSLNYMSPLQFNKQYMETGFIEEMAISL; the protein is encoded by the coding sequence ATTAAAAGAGAAATATCAACAGGCAATGAAGCTGCTTGGAGAAAAAGAATTGGAAGTCGCAATGCTAAGAAACTTGCTAAAAAAAAGCGATTCTCGTTAGAAGAGAAAATTCAGGAGATCAGGTTATGGGCTCATGAAGGATTTCCAATAAAACTTTTGACAAAAGCAGTGGAGGTGCCAAGATCCTTGTACTATTACCATATAAATAAACAAAAAGAAAAGACTGTAGTGAAAAAAGGACGACCTTATCCAGGCTATTCAAAGACTCATACAGGAGTAATGGTTCCTGATGAAAAGATTGAAGAAATATTAATGGAAGCTGTTGAAGGTGAAGAAGGTGTCTACGGATACCATAAGCTCACCGAATATTTGAGAGACACATTCAACCTTAACATTAACCATAAGAAGGTATATCGTATGTGTGGTGAACTAGGTATTTTATTACCAAGAAGGAAGGCTTCATCTTTCCCAAGACGCCTAGCAAAACAGCATTATATTAATGGACCAAATCAATTATGGCAGTTAGATATAAAATATGGCTCTATAAACGGTAGTGGTCGATTTTTCTTCTTAGCTTGTGCAATTGATGTGTTTGACCGTTGTATCGTAGGATATTACCGTGGACCAGTGTGTAAAGCCAAAGATATAACAAATATGCTTCAAGAAGCACTCCTGAAGAGACAGGTGCATTTACCACAAGAAGAAGAGAAGTTTAGCCTTATAATTCGGACTGATAATGGGCCCCAATTTACTAGTTATGATTTCGGAGAGTTCTGTGAACACCATAAGGTGTTCCATGAAAGGATACCACCGAAATCACCCAATCTAAATGCATTTATTGAGTCCTTTCATAGTATCATTGAACGTGAATGTTACCAGAGATATATTTTTGACAGTTTTGATGAAGCGTATCTTAGAGTAGATGAGTATATAGAGTTTTATAACAAACGTCGATACCATGGTAGCCTAAACTATATGTCTCCTCTTCAATTTAACAAACAGTATATGGAGACTGGGTTTATTGAAGAAATGGCAATCAGCTTATAG
- a CDS encoding sulfite oxidase-like oxidoreductase — MYFGKKRKTSSSDRVPPNQNVTTTFPVLHTGNVPYYEDIEKWNLQIYGLVENPKLYTLHDLKTHFPQSNLTNDIHCVTGWSKLDVSWQGIKTRDLLKDIKFKPKANFVIIHAEEGWTTNLPLADFMKETSLLAYAYNDEPLTPEHGFPLRAVIPHLYFWKSAKWVRGIQFTEKNHPGFWERNGYHMQGDPWEEERFSFD; from the coding sequence ATGTACTTTGGTAAAAAAAGAAAAACATCTTCATCGGACCGTGTACCACCAAATCAAAACGTAACAACAACCTTTCCTGTTTTACATACAGGTAATGTACCGTACTATGAGGATATAGAGAAGTGGAATTTGCAAATTTACGGTCTTGTAGAAAACCCAAAGTTATATACACTACACGATCTTAAAACGCATTTTCCTCAATCAAACTTAACTAACGATATTCACTGTGTAACAGGCTGGTCTAAACTTGATGTTAGCTGGCAAGGTATAAAAACTCGGGACCTTTTGAAGGACATTAAGTTTAAGCCAAAGGCCAACTTTGTGATTATACATGCTGAAGAAGGCTGGACAACAAATCTTCCTTTAGCGGATTTTATGAAAGAAACAAGCTTACTTGCCTATGCCTATAATGATGAACCTTTAACACCTGAGCATGGATTTCCATTGCGTGCAGTTATTCCTCATCTTTACTTTTGGAAAAGTGCTAAGTGGGTAAGAGGAATTCAATTTACTGAGAAAAATCATCCTGGTTTCTGGGAACGGAATGGATATCATATGCAAGGAGATCCTTGGGAAGAAGAAAGATTTAGCTTTGATTAA
- a CDS encoding leucyl aminopeptidase produces MFKVIHAANTIELNDNDTLVIGLYQKTSKLTGYAKELDEKLNGQITELMKDGDLSTKYKSVTKLHTLGKLAVKRIFFVGLGKEADITFFRVKRAFGELFQTIQQAKLQHISVAIDTFSNERMNDVEAAHALAEAFSLSTYKILDYKQKSNEPEKNIETISVLTESEESLEIKSALEVGYAFGEGTNSARTLTNMPPNLLTATELASYSIELAKRYQFEYEVLEKEDMERLGMGALLAVNKGSEEPPKMIVLKYQGKEEWTDVIGLVGKGITYDTGGYSIKPKDGIVGMKTDMGGAASVLGAMQIIGEMKPEQNVVAVIPSTDNMISGGAFKPDDVIVSLSGKTIEVLNTDAEGRLALADGITYAKFHGANYLVDVATLTGGVIIALGTETTGAMTNNEEFFEQVLQASHECDEPVWRLPIFEGDKKRVRNSKMADLNNSPGREGHAIMAGTFIGEFAEGTPWVHLDIAGTATTSQKSELGPTGATGVMARTLATLVENFEVK; encoded by the coding sequence ATGTTTAAAGTTATACATGCAGCAAATACAATTGAACTTAACGATAACGATACATTAGTTATTGGGCTATATCAAAAAACGAGCAAACTCACTGGATATGCCAAAGAACTTGACGAGAAATTAAATGGTCAAATAACAGAGTTAATGAAAGACGGAGATCTCTCAACAAAATATAAATCCGTTACTAAACTACATACCCTTGGAAAACTTGCTGTAAAACGTATCTTCTTTGTTGGCTTAGGGAAAGAAGCAGACATTACATTTTTTCGAGTGAAAAGAGCTTTTGGAGAATTATTTCAGACGATTCAACAAGCAAAGCTCCAACATATAAGTGTAGCGATTGACACGTTTTCAAATGAAAGAATGAACGACGTTGAAGCAGCACATGCTCTTGCAGAAGCTTTTTCCTTATCAACTTATAAGATTTTAGATTATAAACAAAAGTCAAATGAACCTGAAAAAAATATTGAAACTATCTCAGTATTAACTGAAAGTGAAGAAAGCCTTGAAATTAAATCTGCACTTGAAGTTGGTTATGCTTTTGGTGAGGGAACAAATAGTGCAAGAACGCTAACTAATATGCCGCCAAATCTTCTAACAGCTACAGAGCTTGCTTCTTATTCAATTGAATTAGCAAAAAGATATCAATTTGAATACGAAGTTTTGGAAAAAGAGGATATGGAACGACTTGGGATGGGAGCTCTCCTAGCAGTTAATAAAGGTTCAGAAGAGCCACCTAAAATGATTGTCTTAAAATATCAGGGAAAAGAAGAGTGGACAGATGTAATTGGTCTTGTTGGAAAAGGAATCACCTATGATACAGGTGGCTACTCCATTAAGCCAAAGGATGGAATTGTCGGGATGAAAACGGACATGGGGGGAGCAGCATCTGTACTTGGAGCTATGCAGATCATCGGTGAAATGAAGCCGGAACAAAATGTTGTAGCTGTAATCCCATCTACAGATAATATGATTAGTGGTGGTGCATTTAAACCTGATGATGTGATTGTTTCATTAAGTGGAAAAACGATTGAGGTTTTGAATACTGATGCAGAAGGTCGTTTGGCGCTTGCTGATGGAATTACTTATGCAAAATTTCATGGAGCTAATTATTTAGTTGATGTTGCTACATTAACTGGTGGTGTAATTATTGCGTTAGGAACAGAAACAACTGGTGCTATGACTAATAATGAGGAGTTTTTTGAACAAGTTCTTCAAGCATCACACGAATGTGATGAACCAGTCTGGCGTTTACCGATATTTGAAGGCGATAAAAAACGTGTTCGAAATAGCAAGATGGCCGACTTAAACAATTCACCTGGTCGTGAAGGACATGCCATTATGGCAGGAACGTTTATTGGAGAATTCGCTGAAGGCACTCCATGGGTACACCTAGATATAGCAGGCACAGCTACAACTTCCCAAAAATCTGAACTTGGACCAACAGGTGCAACTGGCGTAATGGCAAGAACATTAGCTACTTTAGTAGAGAATTTTGAAGTGAAATAA
- a CDS encoding YuiB family protein yields the protein MLSLPVLLISMLLFLVLFFGIGFLLNMLLRMSWIMAIVYPIVCIFIVDNVKFIEYFRSPSDSFSQLGDKMMSLALADLLILSCGLIGAILSGVIIKMLRKSGYQMF from the coding sequence ATGTTGAGCTTACCGGTTTTATTAATATCCATGTTATTATTTTTAGTATTATTTTTTGGTATTGGGTTTTTATTGAATATGCTTTTACGCATGTCTTGGATTATGGCTATTGTGTATCCAATTGTATGCATTTTCATAGTTGATAACGTCAAATTTATAGAGTATTTTAGAAGCCCTAGTGATTCGTTTTCACAATTAGGGGATAAAATGATGTCATTAGCTTTAGCAGATTTATTAATTTTATCCTGCGGACTGATCGGTGCGATTCTCTCAGGGGTTATTATTAAAATGCTTCGTAAAAGCGGATATCAGATGTTTTAA
- a CDS encoding DUF6241 domain-containing protein, translating into MSWMKENKILVASVIVGAICLGCFSVIMLDMVNSKAVSTAQADIEEQTSKEKVDKASEEVNLDENPFGGKDTTELTEEDILNYLHGMSHQKVIAEEKWLHYEMTTERINYLIAVVETGQYENEEVFLDILHRWSVDDFSEADKDHNKIWRIQGGTIGEATGVMTAEQEQLYLEENKGSIE; encoded by the coding sequence ATGTCATGGATGAAGGAAAACAAAATACTTGTTGCTAGTGTGATAGTAGGTGCAATATGTTTAGGGTGTTTTAGTGTCATTATGCTAGATATGGTAAATTCAAAAGCTGTATCTACTGCCCAAGCTGATATCGAAGAACAAACATCAAAGGAGAAGGTTGATAAGGCTTCAGAGGAAGTTAATCTAGATGAAAACCCATTCGGAGGTAAAGATACTACTGAGTTAACAGAGGAAGATATACTTAATTATCTGCATGGAATGTCTCATCAAAAAGTAATTGCCGAGGAAAAGTGGCTTCATTATGAAATGACAACTGAACGGATAAACTATCTTATTGCAGTTGTTGAAACTGGGCAATATGAAAATGAAGAAGTATTTTTAGATATTTTACATAGGTGGTCGGTTGATGATTTCTCAGAAGCTGACAAAGATCATAATAAAATTTGGAGAATTCAAGGAGGTACAATCGGAGAGGCAACAGGCGTGATGACGGCTGAGCAAGAACAGCTTTATCTTGAGGAAAATAAAGGTTCAATAGAATAA
- a CDS encoding YuiA family protein, with protein MNTTKVETKECPYCSGKGYFQLILGGSETCNNCDGTGKKS; from the coding sequence ATGAACACAACAAAGGTTGAAACAAAGGAATGCCCATATTGTTCTGGGAAAGGGTATTTTCAACTAATACTAGGTGGCTCTGAAACATGTAATAACTGTGATGGCACTGGGAAGAAGTCATAA
- a CDS encoding biotin transporter BioY — protein MKKKLTTYDLALVGMFAALMAIGANITSWAPFLEVAGVPLSMQPFFCILAGLLLGSRLGALSMIVYALVGMAGAPVFAQFSGGIGVIFGSTGGFIMSYIVAAYAAGKVIEFSKEKKLPTFMTASFVGISLIYLVGTTYMWLALNVWINAPMSYGAAWAIMAWFIVKDVAFTVLGAFIAPRIYFAVSKATSKRIAA, from the coding sequence ATGAAAAAGAAATTAACTACATATGATCTTGCATTAGTTGGAATGTTTGCTGCTTTAATGGCGATAGGAGCAAACATAACATCTTGGGCACCGTTTCTTGAAGTAGCTGGTGTGCCTTTATCTATGCAGCCGTTCTTTTGTATTTTAGCAGGTTTATTATTAGGGAGCAGACTTGGTGCTTTATCAATGATCGTATATGCCTTAGTAGGAATGGCAGGAGCACCTGTTTTTGCACAATTTAGCGGTGGAATTGGTGTTATATTCGGAAGTACTGGTGGATTTATTATGTCTTATATTGTAGCAGCTTATGCAGCCGGTAAAGTGATTGAATTCAGTAAAGAAAAGAAGCTTCCTACATTTATGACAGCCTCTTTTGTCGGTATCTCACTTATTTATCTTGTCGGCACAACCTATATGTGGCTTGCATTAAATGTTTGGATTAATGCTCCTATGTCATATGGAGCTGCTTGGGCTATTATGGCTTGGTTTATTGTAAAAGATGTAGCTTTTACCGTTTTAGGTGCATTTATTGCTCCACGGATTTACTTTGCAGTATCAAAAGCAACATCAAAAAGAATAGCAGCTTGA
- a CDS encoding transposase, whose translation MPKKKIDVIEDVKKKYVRIALETGNLTSTARKAGITRETLRKWMKEYEDDVQEIMEKEGTTVLSENPSKDELKEKYQQAMKLLGEKELEVAMLRNLLKKSDSR comes from the coding sequence ATGCCTAAAAAGAAGATAGATGTAATTGAGGATGTAAAAAAGAAGTATGTACGAATCGCACTTGAAACAGGTAATTTAACATCTACTGCAAGAAAAGCAGGAATTACCCGTGAGACACTTAGAAAATGGATGAAAGAATACGAAGATGATGTTCAAGAGATTATGGAAAAAGAAGGGACTACTGTATTATCGGAAAATCCTTCAAAAGATGAATTAAAAGAGAAATATCAACAGGCAATGAAGCTGCTTGGAGAAAAAGAATTGGAAGTCGCAATGCTAAGAAACTTGCTAAAAAAAAGCGATTCTCGTTAG
- a CDS encoding Na+/H+ antiporter family protein: MNAVIIAVFAMLILSLLRTNVVFALVIGALIGGLTGGLDLATTVDTFTAGLGGNATVALSYALLGAFAVALTSSGLPDAMVSSVIKVVGRDGDTRRKALSKALIVFMILIMAIFSQNVIPVHIAFIPVLIPPLLKVLNELQVDRRLIATVLTFGLITPYMFLPVGFGAIFHEIMQTNMRESGLTVSLADIPSAMAIPAIGMVCGLLIAVFFTYRKKRQYETREMAGQQSGQTYTKKSITVAIVSILVSLSVQLYLSQKLGVEGMIFGALAGLSVLFLGGVLKRNEADSIVTSGMKMMAFIGFVMITASGFASVLKETGHVEKLVEDAANLIGGNQTIGAILMLIVGLLITMGIGSSFSTIPIITTIFVPLCLELGFSPMATIAIVGTAAALGDAGSPASDSTLGPTSGLAADGNHHHIWDTCVPTFVHYNIPLIIFGWIAAVLL; encoded by the coding sequence TTGAATGCAGTTATTATTGCTGTTTTTGCTATGCTTATTTTAAGCTTATTAAGAACAAATGTTGTTTTTGCACTTGTGATAGGCGCATTAATAGGAGGACTAACAGGTGGTCTTGATTTAGCCACAACAGTAGATACCTTTACAGCAGGCTTGGGAGGCAATGCAACAGTTGCGCTAAGTTATGCATTGTTAGGAGCATTTGCAGTTGCCCTAACATCTTCAGGACTTCCAGATGCAATGGTATCTTCAGTTATAAAAGTAGTAGGTCGTGACGGTGATACAAGAAGAAAAGCTTTATCAAAGGCACTAATTGTTTTTATGATCTTAATCATGGCTATTTTCTCACAAAATGTCATTCCCGTTCACATTGCTTTTATTCCAGTGCTTATTCCACCTCTATTAAAAGTATTGAATGAGCTTCAAGTTGATCGTCGATTAATTGCGACTGTTCTTACGTTTGGATTAATTACTCCATATATGTTCTTGCCTGTAGGGTTTGGGGCGATTTTCCATGAAATTATGCAAACGAATATGCGGGAAAGCGGCTTAACGGTTTCGTTAGCAGATATTCCCTCTGCTATGGCAATACCTGCAATAGGGATGGTATGTGGCTTGTTAATAGCTGTTTTCTTTACATATCGTAAGAAAAGACAATATGAAACTCGTGAAATGGCTGGGCAGCAATCAGGTCAAACTTATACAAAGAAAAGTATTACTGTAGCAATTGTGTCGATTCTAGTTTCGCTTTCTGTACAACTCTATCTTTCTCAGAAACTCGGAGTAGAAGGAATGATCTTCGGTGCGTTAGCAGGTTTAAGTGTTTTATTTCTTGGTGGTGTCTTAAAACGAAACGAAGCAGATTCGATTGTGACTTCAGGTATGAAGATGATGGCTTTTATTGGTTTTGTGATGATTACAGCTTCAGGATTTGCTAGTGTTCTTAAAGAAACTGGTCATGTTGAAAAGTTAGTAGAAGACGCAGCAAATTTAATTGGGGGAAATCAAACAATTGGGGCCATCCTAATGCTGATTGTGGGCTTGCTCATTACGATGGGGATAGGATCTTCATTTTCAACAATTCCAATCATTACAACGATATTCGTTCCATTATGCTTGGAGTTAGGCTTTAGTCCAATGGCAACAATTGCGATTGTTGGAACAGCTGCGGCACTAGGAGATGCAGGATCTCCTGCTTCTGATAGTACATTAGGTCCAACATCTGGACTAGCAGCTGACGGAAATCATCATCATATTTGGGATACATGTGTTCCAACCTTTGTGCACTATAATATCCCGTTAATTATCTTTGGCTGGATTGCAGCTGTTTTGTTATAA
- a CDS encoding cobalamin-binding protein produces MRLISICPSNTELAVYLGLKEQLVALDDFSDWPLDLSHLPRLGPDLSINMDMLESYLPDLVLASLSVPGMEKNIEELEKRKIPHIVFNPQSFQDICDDLHTLSKLTGKQKEAEGVIKDFQATLQSYKEISDGIQNPPSIFFEWWPNPIFSPGQINWLTELSRLAGARNIFEDVELASVQTTWEDVLNRNPEYFCLCWVGVKQSRMKLTHVLKRERAQTLRAVQNNQLHLLEESLFCRPSPRLLLGLQKLAYLLHPDIYPRPN; encoded by the coding sequence ATGAGGCTTATATCCATCTGTCCCAGCAATACGGAGCTTGCAGTTTATCTTGGTTTAAAGGAGCAATTAGTCGCCCTGGATGATTTCTCTGATTGGCCGCTGGATTTATCACATCTTCCACGTTTAGGCCCAGACCTTTCCATTAATATGGATATGTTGGAATCTTATCTTCCTGACTTGGTGCTAGCTTCTCTTAGTGTACCTGGAATGGAAAAAAACATTGAAGAATTGGAAAAGAGGAAAATTCCACATATTGTTTTTAATCCTCAGTCATTTCAAGACATTTGCGATGATCTTCACACATTAAGTAAATTAACCGGAAAGCAAAAGGAAGCTGAAGGTGTTATTAAAGACTTTCAAGCTACTCTTCAATCATATAAGGAAATTTCTGATGGGATACAGAACCCACCTTCCATTTTTTTTGAATGGTGGCCGAACCCAATTTTTTCTCCTGGTCAAATCAACTGGTTAACTGAGCTAAGCAGATTAGCAGGAGCAAGAAACATTTTTGAAGATGTTGAATTAGCTAGCGTGCAGACAACATGGGAAGATGTTCTGAATCGAAACCCAGAATATTTTTGTTTATGCTGGGTCGGAGTTAAGCAATCTAGAATGAAATTGACACATGTACTAAAAAGGGAAAGGGCACAAACCCTTCGAGCCGTTCAAAATAACCAACTCCATTTATTAGAGGAATCATTGTTTTGCCGTCCCTCTCCACGGCTTCTCCTTGGTTTACAAAAGCTCGCCTATTTGTTGCATCCTGATATTTATCCCCGTCCTAATTAA
- a CDS encoding 3D domain-containing protein, with the protein MISIKRVSRRLIMTLLFLGALTTTYSAISGVEAKDLSNWYYNHNEDFNEKLVHTHTEAEENETFRFLGLTFKAMNSEPSIRTQVSSSVEAINQEVSLEEAIDWSQYPTRKVVATGYTAGVESTGKHPDHPSYGITYSGVKVKRDLYSTVAADLDVFPIGTILFIPGYGYGVVADKGGAIKGNKLDLYYETVKEVYNNWGKKQIEVYVVQMGDGTLTEEQLKNLNEDESMQVFRQKYIKNKTKS; encoded by the coding sequence ATGATCAGTATAAAGAGAGTTAGTAGAAGACTAATCATGACATTATTATTTCTGGGAGCATTAACAACAACATATAGCGCAATTTCAGGTGTTGAGGCTAAAGATCTCTCCAATTGGTATTATAATCATAATGAGGATTTTAATGAAAAACTAGTTCATACACACACTGAAGCTGAAGAAAATGAAACTTTCCGTTTTTTAGGACTTACTTTTAAAGCCATGAACAGTGAACCATCGATTAGAACACAAGTGTCTTCGAGTGTTGAAGCAATTAATCAAGAAGTTTCACTGGAAGAAGCAATTGACTGGTCTCAATATCCGACAAGAAAAGTGGTAGCAACTGGTTATACGGCAGGTGTTGAGTCTACTGGTAAACATCCCGATCATCCTAGCTATGGGATTACCTATTCAGGGGTAAAAGTAAAAAGAGATCTATATTCGACAGTTGCTGCAGATTTAGATGTTTTCCCAATTGGTACCATACTTTTTATCCCAGGCTACGGATATGGAGTGGTAGCGGACAAGGGTGGAGCCATTAAAGGAAACAAATTAGATTTATATTATGAAACCGTAAAAGAGGTTTATAATAATTGGGGTAAAAAGCAAATAGAAGTATACGTTGTTCAAATGGGTGATGGAACATTAACGGAAGAACAATTAAAAAACTTAAATGAAGATGAATCAATGCAAGTGTTTAGGCAAAAATATATAAAAAATAAGACAAAAAGCTAA
- a CDS encoding divergent PAP2 family protein, with protein MELLYNFPLLAALAAIFFAQFIKVPIYFFVSKRLDWSLITSTGGMPSSHSAAVTALSTGVALDHGLGSSIFAISAIFAIITMFDATGVRRHAGEQATVLNQLVLDFNRFVEEAKVWPKKAEQDKQKKLKELLGHQPIEVFFGGLTGILLALLLHYLFVL; from the coding sequence TTGGAATTATTGTACAACTTTCCTTTACTCGCTGCACTGGCAGCCATTTTCTTTGCACAGTTTATTAAGGTACCGATTTATTTCTTTGTTTCAAAGAGGCTGGATTGGTCACTAATTACAAGTACCGGCGGTATGCCAAGCTCTCATTCGGCAGCTGTAACTGCACTTTCAACAGGAGTTGCTCTTGATCACGGACTTGGTTCATCCATTTTTGCTATTTCTGCTATCTTTGCGATCATCACGATGTTTGATGCAACAGGAGTAAGACGTCATGCCGGTGAACAAGCAACCGTTCTTAATCAGCTTGTTCTTGACTTTAACCGCTTTGTTGAGGAAGCCAAAGTATGGCCTAAAAAAGCTGAACAAGATAAACAAAAAAAGTTGAAGGAGCTACTTGGACATCAGCCGATTGAAGTGTTTTTTGGAGGATTAACCGGTATTCTTCTTGCACTATTGTTACACTACCTTTTTGTTTTGTAA